In one window of Bifidobacterium sp. WK041_4_12 DNA:
- a CDS encoding TspO/MBR family protein has product MSMNHTGLEDRDTTTETKEHATQRISQTTVLWISWAIMVAFNAYAELARLGGTTTGEISNREFAWFTPAGYVFAIWGVIYVALAVFLAVLPREQMPSLWHTGFSAVGMLFVISCILNISWLIVWHYGQFSASMVIIVATAISVWAMYALLRQAQAGILAWAPMSIYASWLTIATCANASYLAVHQYPHIETTVQATTTFFLLILLLGGAFAIRTRLNDWVSPLVVIWAAIGIGVRLFTASAPIGVIIIAMTAIGALLIYFPWQHYSIVPNKPSQPSLS; this is encoded by the coding sequence ATGAGCATGAATCACACGGGTCTGGAAGACAGGGACACAACGACAGAGACGAAGGAACATGCCACGCAACGAATCTCCCAGACAACCGTGCTGTGGATCAGCTGGGCAATCATGGTCGCCTTCAACGCCTACGCAGAGCTCGCCCGACTTGGAGGGACGACGACCGGAGAGATTTCCAACAGGGAATTTGCATGGTTCACTCCTGCGGGATATGTGTTCGCCATCTGGGGAGTCATATACGTCGCCCTGGCCGTCTTCCTTGCCGTGCTCCCCCGTGAACAGATGCCATCCCTGTGGCACACCGGTTTCAGCGCAGTGGGCATGCTGTTCGTCATCAGCTGCATTCTCAATATCAGTTGGCTCATCGTATGGCATTATGGACAATTTAGCGCCAGCATGGTCATCATCGTCGCCACAGCCATATCCGTCTGGGCGATGTATGCCTTGCTGAGGCAAGCACAGGCGGGCATTCTTGCATGGGCGCCCATGTCGATCTACGCGAGCTGGCTGACCATAGCCACCTGCGCCAATGCTTCGTATCTTGCCGTCCATCAGTATCCGCACATCGAAACGACCGTGCAGGCCACGACGACCTTCTTCCTGCTCATTCTGCTGCTGGGAGGAGCTTTTGCAATCCGCACACGCCTGAATGACTGGGTAAGTCCACTGGTCGTCATCTGGGCTGCCATCGGCATCGGCGTTCGCCTGTTCACCGCATCTGCGCCCATAGGGGTCATCATTATTGCCATGACTGCCATAGGTGCACTGCTGATTTACTTCCCATGGCAGCACTATTCAATCGTGCCCAACAAGCCTTCGCAACCATCCTTGAGCTGA
- the abc-f gene encoding ribosomal protection-like ABC-F family protein — translation MAIEAQGLEIRIGARLLLSPTNFHVGKGDRIGLVGRNGAGKTTLTRVITGDMLPSAGKVRVSGKLGYLPQSTHAADPNQSALDRVMSARDIASIITRLRKSEIDMTNPDPDIMEKAMNRYDKALQDFEQAGGYAAQSEAIAMGESLGLDQEILKRTLGTLSGGQRRRIELARILYSDADTLILDEPTNHLDADSIEWLKNYLRHFEGGFLVISHSTELLDETVNKVWHLDAQLGQIDAYALGWKAYLKQRVVDEERRRREREVAEKKADRLMKQGIRLHAKATKAVAAQNMMRRAERLLEGTQEAQRDEKVADLRFPEPAPCGRTPIMAKDISKAYGSNIVFAGINLAIDKGSRVVILGYNGAGKTTTLRLLAGIEKPDTGEVDFGHGAKIGYFAQEHDTLDNDVTVLENLQHVAPELDNTQARTILGSFLFSGEDAMKPTSVLSGGEKTRLALATLVTSRANVLLLDEPTNNLDPASRDEILKAISKYEGSIVLVTHDEGAVQALNPERVLLMPDGDEDLWNDEYLDLVAEE, via the coding sequence ATGGCAATCGAGGCACAGGGGCTAGAAATTCGGATAGGCGCCCGATTGTTGCTTTCGCCAACGAACTTCCATGTCGGCAAAGGCGACCGTATCGGTCTGGTCGGCCGCAACGGTGCGGGAAAAACCACGCTGACACGAGTGATTACGGGTGACATGCTGCCCTCGGCCGGCAAGGTTCGCGTATCCGGCAAGCTGGGGTATCTTCCTCAGTCCACTCATGCAGCCGACCCGAACCAGAGTGCCCTTGACCGCGTCATGAGTGCACGCGACATCGCTTCGATCATCACGCGTCTGCGCAAGTCCGAGATTGACATGACCAATCCTGACCCTGACATCATGGAAAAGGCCATGAACCGCTATGACAAGGCGCTGCAGGATTTTGAACAGGCCGGTGGCTATGCCGCACAGTCCGAAGCCATCGCCATGGGTGAAAGCCTCGGACTCGATCAGGAAATTCTCAAGCGGACTCTGGGAACCCTGTCAGGCGGTCAGCGCCGTCGTATCGAGCTTGCAAGAATTCTCTATTCCGATGCCGATACCTTGATTCTGGACGAGCCGACGAACCATTTGGATGCCGACTCAATCGAATGGCTCAAGAACTATCTGCGCCATTTCGAGGGAGGATTCCTCGTAATCTCCCATTCGACGGAATTGCTGGACGAAACCGTCAACAAGGTGTGGCATCTCGATGCGCAGCTCGGGCAGATTGACGCCTACGCGCTTGGCTGGAAGGCGTATCTCAAGCAACGTGTGGTCGATGAGGAACGCCGACGCCGCGAGCGCGAGGTTGCCGAGAAGAAGGCCGACCGTCTCATGAAGCAGGGTATCCGTCTGCATGCCAAGGCCACCAAGGCAGTCGCGGCACAGAACATGATGCGCAGGGCTGAGCGTCTGCTTGAAGGCACTCAGGAGGCGCAGCGCGACGAGAAGGTTGCGGATCTGAGATTCCCAGAACCTGCGCCGTGCGGTCGCACGCCCATCATGGCGAAGGACATCTCGAAGGCATACGGCTCCAACATCGTGTTCGCTGGCATCAACCTTGCCATTGACAAGGGCTCGCGCGTGGTGATTCTCGGATATAACGGAGCTGGAAAGACCACGACCTTGCGTCTGCTGGCAGGCATTGAAAAGCCCGACACCGGTGAGGTCGATTTTGGTCATGGTGCAAAGATCGGCTATTTCGCTCAGGAACATGACACCTTGGATAACGATGTCACCGTGTTGGAGAATCTTCAGCATGTTGCCCCTGAATTGGACAACACGCAGGCTCGCACGATTCTCGGTTCGTTCCTGTTTTCCGGCGAGGATGCGATGAAACCCACCTCCGTGCTTTCAGGTGGCGAAAAGACACGTCTGGCATTGGCGACATTGGTGACCAGTCGTGCCAATGTTCTGCTGCTCGATGAACCGACCAACAATCTCGACCCTGCCAGCCGCGATGAGATTCTGAAGGCCATATCCAAATACGAGGGTTCCATTGTGCTGGTAACCCACGATGAAGGCGCTGTCCAGGCGCTGAATCCTGAACGCGTGCTGCTGATGCCCGATGGTGACGAGGATTTGTGGAACGACGAATATCTTGATCTCGTAGCCGAAGAGTAG